From Dehalococcoidia bacterium, one genomic window encodes:
- a CDS encoding thiolase family protein produces MRDVAVVGVDMVKFGRYADKDVVRLASEAAVGAMRDAGITIKDVQVVVCGNLYQANGMVGQRIMKEIGATGAPVINVANACATGSTAFREAYLAVASGAYDIALAIGCEQMGKMGLLGGGGGGDPAYNPEGIMGTNLMPGVFAMTGVEHMRKYGTTIEQFAKVAVKNHKHSTLNPYAQYQVETPLEMVLSARMIAWPNTLYMCCPTGDGAAAAVLMSAEKARQYTTKPVWVAASVLTSDPWTERNPNMWDVNTLTRMAAKQAYEMAGIGPEDLSMVELHDCFATAELVHYENLMLVPEGEAGRWIDEGGPYHPNLGGKLPVNVSGGLLSKGHPLGATGVANIVEIVWHLRGQAGERQVPNAKTGLAHVIGLGSACTIHILKI; encoded by the coding sequence ATGCGCGACGTAGCAGTAGTGGGCGTGGATATGGTCAAGTTCGGCCGCTATGCCGACAAGGACGTGGTTCGTCTGGCCAGCGAGGCGGCCGTGGGGGCTATGCGGGATGCCGGCATCACCATCAAGGACGTGCAGGTGGTGGTGTGCGGCAACCTCTATCAGGCCAATGGCATGGTGGGCCAGCGCATCATGAAGGAGATAGGGGCCACGGGCGCCCCGGTCATCAACGTGGCCAACGCCTGCGCCACCGGCTCCACCGCCTTCCGGGAGGCCTACCTGGCGGTGGCCTCCGGGGCCTATGACATCGCCCTGGCCATCGGCTGCGAGCAGATGGGCAAGATGGGGCTCTTGGGCGGCGGCGGTGGCGGCGACCCCGCCTATAACCCCGAGGGGATCATGGGCACCAACCTCATGCCCGGCGTCTTCGCCATGACGGGCGTGGAGCACATGCGCAAGTACGGCACCACCATCGAGCAGTTCGCCAAGGTGGCCGTCAAGAACCACAAGCACTCCACCCTCAACCCCTACGCTCAGTATCAGGTGGAGACGCCCCTGGAGATGGTCCTGAGCGCCCGCATGATCGCCTGGCCCAACACCCTCTACATGTGCTGCCCCACCGGCGATGGGGCAGCGGCCGCTGTCCTCATGTCGGCTGAGAAGGCCCGTCAGTACACCACCAAGCCAGTGTGGGTGGCCGCCTCCGTCCTCACCTCCGACCCCTGGACGGAGCGTAACCCCAACATGTGGGACGTCAACACCCTCACCCGCATGGCCGCCAAGCAGGCCTACGAGATGGCAGGCATCGGGCCTGAGGACCTGAGCATGGTGGAGCTGCACGACTGCTTCGCCACCGCCGAGCTGGTCCACTACGAGAACCTCATGCTGGTGCCCGAAGGGGAGGCGGGCCGCTGGATCGACGAGGGCGGCCCCTACCACCCCAACCTAGGGGGTAAGCTGCCCGTCAACGTCTCGGGCGGCCTCCTGTCCAAGGGGCATCCCCTGGGGGCCACTGGCGTGGCCAACATCGTGGAGATCGTGTGGCACCTGCGGGGCCAGGCTGGGGAGCGCCAGGTCCCCAACGCCAAGACGGGCCTGGCCCACGTCATCGGCCTTGGCTCCGCCTGCACCATCCACATCCTCAAGATCTAA
- a CDS encoding OB-fold domain-containing protein: MAQAQSAQEKKVKPLVPFLRIPDNWPEEPAYLFGSRCKVCGAIFLGERYACGRCGAVGELEEVRLSDEGEIYVFTVIHQSFPGIETPYIAAIIDLPEGVSVRANVYGLDPNNPGPHWFGKKVRMRAEKIRVDREGNDVVAPKFYVVE; encoded by the coding sequence TTGGCACAGGCACAGTCCGCTCAGGAGAAGAAGGTCAAGCCCCTAGTGCCCTTCCTGCGCATCCCCGATAACTGGCCGGAAGAGCCAGCTTATCTCTTCGGCTCCCGTTGCAAGGTATGCGGAGCCATCTTCCTAGGGGAGCGCTATGCCTGCGGGCGCTGCGGGGCTGTGGGGGAGCTGGAGGAGGTGAGGCTCTCGGACGAAGGCGAGATATACGTCTTCACCGTGATCCACCAGAGCTTCCCTGGCATCGAGACCCCCTACATCGCCGCCATCATCGACTTGCCAGAAGGGGTCTCGGTGCGGGCCAACGTCTATGGCCTGGACCCCAACAACCCCGGCCCTCACTGGTTCGGCAAAAAGGTGAGGATGAGGGCGGAGAAGATCCGCGTAGACCGGGAGGGCAACGACGTCGTCGCCCCCAAGTTCTACGTGGTGGAGTAA
- a CDS encoding helix-turn-helix domain-containing protein produces the protein MAEPFDDYLDLIEAARELGIHPQSLRRLIKQKKVPAVLFAGKYLIRRDHLQMFKTTYDPRPGRKPVRRLL, from the coding sequence ATGGCCGAGCCCTTTGATGACTACTTGGACCTCATAGAGGCAGCGCGGGAGCTGGGCATTCACCCCCAAAGCCTACGGCGGCTTATCAAACAGAAGAAGGTGCCCGCGGTGCTCTTTGCCGGCAAATACCTCATCCGGCGCGACCATCTGCAGATGTTCAAGACCACCTATGACCCGCGGCCGGGGCGCAAGCCCGTGCGCCGTCTCCTCTAG
- a CDS encoding DinB family protein gives MADEESIRELWRKMEEERGRLLSLLESMSDEELSRSPKPGEWTAKEQMAHLCEMEAAYRAWVERALVEDNPNVDGIRGEPVAIPVERANEASKEELLQEMRRQRQKTLELMARLRPEDYDRTATNSLFGTLTVMQWLRSYYRHDRMHIDQILGREPSYRPRFLTGQEPDQRRRPVSPQQ, from the coding sequence ATGGCCGATGAGGAGAGCATACGGGAGCTTTGGCGGAAGATGGAGGAAGAGAGGGGGCGCCTCCTCTCCCTTCTGGAGTCCATGTCTGATGAGGAGTTGAGCCGCTCCCCCAAGCCCGGGGAGTGGACTGCCAAGGAGCAGATGGCCCATCTGTGTGAAATGGAGGCCGCCTATCGGGCCTGGGTGGAGCGGGCTCTGGTAGAGGACAATCCCAACGTGGACGGGATCCGTGGCGAGCCGGTGGCCATACCTGTGGAGAGGGCCAACGAGGCCAGCAAGGAGGAGCTCCTGCAGGAGATGCGGCGCCAGCGCCAGAAGACCCTGGAGCTCATGGCCCGCCTCCGCCCCGAGGACTACGACCGCACGGCCACCAATTCCCTCTTCGGAACCCTCACCGTCATGCAGTGGCTGCGCTCTTATTACAGGCATGACCGCATGCACATCGACCAGATCCTGGGCAGGGAGCCCTCTTACCGCCCCCGCTTTCTCACGGGGCAGGAGCCCGACCAGCGTCGTCGCCCCGTCAGCCCCCAGCAGTAG
- a CDS encoding rhodanese-like domain-containing protein, with protein sequence MNVSAREGEMEMAVKNPQEPFTRITAEEAAEMMGRQDVVFIDVREPHEYQRGHVPGAKLIPVNSLFARREELPKDKEIVFVCAVGQRSALACEMAAAAGLTRIYNLEGGTEAWIKAGLPIEK encoded by the coding sequence ATGAACGTCAGCGCACGGGAGGGCGAGATGGAGATGGCTGTGAAGAACCCCCAGGAGCCCTTCACTCGCATCACGGCGGAAGAGGCGGCGGAGATGATGGGCCGCCAGGATGTCGTGTTCATCGACGTGCGGGAGCCCCACGAGTACCAGCGGGGGCATGTGCCGGGGGCCAAGCTCATCCCTGTCAACTCCCTGTTCGCCCGCCGGGAAGAGCTGCCTAAAGACAAGGAGATCGTCTTTGTGTGCGCTGTAGGGCAGCGTAGCGCCCTGGCCTGCGAGATGGCAGCCGCCGCCGGCCTCACCCGCATCTATAACCTAGAGGGCGGCACCGAGGCCTGGATCAAGGCCGGCCTCCCCATCGAGAAGTAG
- a CDS encoding phosphoribosyltransferase yields MPYRRDPGNLWLAKVLWDLGAIQFGDFTLGRTTLHSPVYVNLRLLSSHPRALWRTAKVMWEMVRTLQAMARPHILPFQRVCGIPFGGLQLALAFSLVSKMPLVFIHPAKGKDAPEPFLEGIYQPGETVLLIDDLVTSGTNIIDTAAWLHINAGLRVRDVVVLVDRGEGAKERLHHYGLNLIPILTLEQILNYLMAAGKIESEWYHKSIDYIHRRRQEEAL; encoded by the coding sequence ATGCCGTATCGACGTGACCCTGGGAACCTTTGGCTGGCCAAGGTCCTCTGGGACCTTGGGGCTATCCAGTTTGGCGACTTCACCTTGGGGCGCACCACCCTTCACTCCCCGGTGTATGTGAACCTCCGCCTTCTGAGCAGCCACCCCCGGGCCCTTTGGCGCACGGCCAAGGTGATGTGGGAGATGGTGCGCACCCTCCAGGCCATGGCGCGTCCTCATATCCTGCCCTTCCAGCGGGTGTGCGGCATCCCCTTTGGTGGTCTGCAGTTGGCCTTGGCCTTCTCATTGGTGAGCAAGATGCCCCTAGTGTTCATCCATCCCGCCAAGGGCAAGGACGCCCCTGAGCCCTTCCTGGAGGGCATCTATCAGCCGGGCGAGACGGTCCTGCTCATCGACGACCTGGTGACCAGCGGCACCAACATCATCGACACAGCAGCCTGGCTGCACATCAACGCTGGCCTGCGGGTGCGGGACGTGGTGGTGCTGGTGGACAGGGGCGAGGGCGCCAAGGAGCGCCTCCATCATTACGGGCTCAACCTCATCCCCATCCTCACCCTGGAGCAGATCCTCAACTACCTGATGGCCGCTGGGAAGATCGAAAGCGAGTGGTATCATAAAAGCATTGATTACATCCATCGGCGCCGCCAGGAGGAAGCGCTTTGA